Proteins co-encoded in one Nostoc sp. C052 genomic window:
- a CDS encoding protein-glutamate O-methyltransferase CheR, which yields MEQTKSVSTNDFEYLRQLVRDHSAVVLSAEKSYLAELHLQPIAESAGFAFIAELVKYLRTQPFNNLHIQTIEALVTNETSFFRDHHPFEALRQYILPELIKKRAIERSLNIWCAACSNGQEPYSIAMLIREHFPLLTNWSIRLIASDFSTKVLARAQKGHYNQLEINRGLSENLRDKYFHRLDSDWQIKSEIRQMAEFRQINLMQSWSSLPEIDVIFLRNVLIYYDLDTKKVLLTKVKQQLRTDGYLFLGSAETTINLDGSFKQVSFNKGICYQLHNA from the coding sequence ATGGAACAGACTAAGAGTGTAAGCACCAATGATTTTGAGTATCTTCGTCAATTAGTTCGTGATCATTCAGCAGTTGTGTTGTCTGCTGAGAAAAGCTATCTAGCGGAGTTACATTTACAACCAATTGCAGAATCAGCAGGATTCGCTTTCATTGCTGAACTGGTGAAATATTTACGCACTCAACCCTTTAACAATCTTCACATCCAGACAATCGAGGCGTTAGTCACTAATGAAACCTCATTCTTTCGAGATCATCACCCTTTTGAAGCACTGAGACAATACATACTACCAGAGTTAATCAAAAAACGAGCCATTGAGCGGTCGCTAAACATTTGGTGTGCTGCTTGCTCTAATGGACAAGAACCCTACAGCATCGCTATGCTAATTCGTGAACATTTCCCCTTACTTACCAATTGGTCTATAAGGCTAATTGCTAGTGATTTTTCCACTAAGGTATTAGCGCGCGCCCAAAAAGGGCATTATAACCAACTTGAAATTAACCGCGGACTATCTGAAAATCTCCGTGACAAGTACTTTCATCGGCTAGATAGTGACTGGCAAATAAAGTCCGAAATTCGCCAGATGGCAGAGTTTCGTCAGATCAACCTGATGCAATCTTGGTCATCCCTTCCCGAAATCGACGTGATCTTTTTACGCAATGTTTTAATCTACTACGATCTAGATACCAAGAAAGTCTTGCTAACAAAGGTAAAACAGCAATTAAGAACAGATGGCTACCTGTTTCTCGGTAGTGCTGAGACGACTATCAACCTGGATGGCTCATTCAAGCAGGTTTCATTTAACAAGGGTATCTGCTATCAATTGCACAATGCTTAA